One region of Metallosphaera sedula DSM 5348 genomic DNA includes:
- a CDS encoding 4Fe-4S dicluster domain-containing protein: MPGVIYSALSRTKRGAQPKKVIRVTGVQDLLSGGTPRYEYFRGEQGDIILDLVDQRGVEDLGDRVRVLPGTPWSDLLKYNIEVFGLEEASVGGSVHFEDAGFGFNEFGPIRRRVEVEAVMNGEEYRGLFRGGIISAVIIRKDPRPLSYMKLERSFDFVINRVKYWFSTGIPPFRDITVMKKGNSSILQVAFPLARQELLRDKLEDMSPSRPYSFSMGNYRFRYFGSVKTMDLDYSIFPDVEELILFIRKDVTKFVALSNKPLDLSSLTLDPFSDENSQDLFSGCILCGKCVSVCPHVAQRGDKDYSPLGFFVSGMSKEYANCHLCGRCDDVCPVSLDIVPKLREKATFRNVSLDLSLSLPSRKSIVITPISRDLMESAIKVIGFFYGQGIKLGLLTLNISLDELIRGKELKLPEGVEELYVLTPEERLYLLSSKPKSVTDVNFLFDVLPNEIKSRILGKKVHKTCMYKGNVNGDERCSFAFLEMLNGEPSIKSPVSSQVTLCPLASKKLGIPSYVDELGDVKEEDVDKLVEEISGLLDKNKAILEDLTWYEGLDDNMRVDFVKGLLRNFVTGKDPATAIKIYVKLVQENALNDDEIKSILMEEIKKTFSD, translated from the coding sequence GTGCCAGGTGTTATTTACTCAGCGCTGTCTCGGACCAAGAGGGGTGCCCAACCCAAGAAGGTAATAAGGGTTACGGGAGTCCAGGATCTATTAAGCGGAGGAACGCCCAGATATGAGTACTTTAGAGGGGAACAGGGGGACATAATACTGGACCTAGTAGATCAGAGGGGAGTTGAGGATCTGGGAGACAGGGTGAGGGTGTTACCTGGAACCCCCTGGTCCGATCTCCTAAAGTATAACATTGAGGTCTTTGGGTTAGAGGAAGCATCGGTGGGTGGGTCAGTCCATTTTGAGGATGCAGGATTTGGCTTCAATGAATTTGGTCCCATAAGGAGAAGGGTTGAGGTTGAGGCAGTCATGAATGGCGAGGAATATCGTGGTCTATTCAGGGGCGGAATAATATCGGCAGTTATTATCAGAAAGGATCCGAGGCCTCTTTCATATATGAAATTAGAAAGGAGCTTTGACTTCGTGATCAACAGGGTGAAGTATTGGTTTAGCACAGGGATACCACCATTTCGTGATATTACCGTGATGAAGAAGGGGAATTCATCCATCCTTCAAGTTGCCTTTCCGTTAGCTAGACAAGAACTTTTAAGAGATAAACTGGAAGACATGTCTCCCAGCAGGCCCTACTCGTTCTCCATGGGTAATTATAGGTTCAGGTACTTTGGGAGCGTCAAGACGATGGACCTGGATTATTCCATTTTCCCCGACGTGGAGGAACTTATCCTATTCATCAGAAAGGATGTTACCAAGTTTGTGGCACTATCCAATAAACCACTTGACCTATCCTCCTTGACCCTTGATCCATTCTCTGACGAGAATTCCCAGGACCTTTTCTCAGGTTGCATACTTTGCGGGAAGTGTGTTAGTGTTTGCCCCCACGTTGCTCAGAGAGGGGATAAGGATTACTCTCCCCTAGGCTTTTTCGTGTCTGGGATGAGTAAGGAGTACGCTAACTGTCACCTTTGTGGTAGATGCGACGATGTCTGTCCAGTCTCGTTAGACATAGTGCCGAAATTGAGAGAAAAGGCCACATTTAGAAACGTATCCCTTGATTTATCGCTCTCGTTACCAAGCAGGAAGTCTATAGTCATAACGCCAATCTCAAGGGATTTAATGGAAAGTGCAATCAAGGTAATAGGTTTCTTCTATGGACAAGGGATTAAGCTTGGGTTGCTCACGCTTAATATTTCACTAGATGAGCTAATAAGAGGCAAGGAATTAAAACTTCCAGAGGGGGTTGAGGAGCTCTACGTATTAACCCCTGAAGAGCGCCTATACCTTCTTTCATCCAAGCCCAAGAGCGTGACAGACGTCAACTTCCTCTTCGATGTTTTACCCAACGAGATTAAATCCAGAATCCTCGGAAAAAAGGTTCACAAAACGTGCATGTATAAGGGGAATGTGAACGGAGATGAAAGATGTAGCTTTGCCTTCCTTGAAATGTTGAATGGAGAGCCCTCCATCAAGTCTCCTGTCTCCTCTCAGGTAACCCTGTGTCCATTAGCCTCTAAGAAGCTTGGTATACCAAGTTATGTTGATGAGCTTGGAGACGTGAAAGAGGAGGATGTCGACAAACTCGTGGAGGAAATCTCTGGCCTTCTTGATAAGAACAAGGCGATTCTTGAGGACCTAACATGGTACGAAGGTTTAGATGACAACATGAGGGTGGATTTCGTCAAGGGTCTTTTGAGGAACTTTGTTACAGGGAAGGATCCGGCAACAGCCATTAAGATTTACGTTAAGCTAGTACAAGAGAATGCTTTGAACGATGATGAGATAAAATCTATTCTAATGGAGGAAATAAAGAAAACCTTCAGTGATTAA